One Tamlana carrageenivorans genomic region harbors:
- the obgE gene encoding GTPase ObgE, whose amino-acid sequence MTEGNFVDYVKMYVSSGNGGKGSSHLHREKYIAKGGPDGGDGGRGGHVIVRGNPNLWTLLHLKFKKHFRAGHGEHGSSGRSFGGDGEDVYIDVPLGTVIRDTETNEILFEITKEGEEHILAEGGKGGLGNWHFKSSTNQTPRYAQPGLPMEERYVTMELKVLADVGLVGFPNAGKSTLLSVVTSAKPKIADYEFTTLKPNLGIVKYRDFQTFVMADIPGIIEGAAEGRGLGHYFLRHIERNSILLFLIPADAEDIRKQYDILLDELRRYNPEMLDKERIIAISKSDMLDSELKAEMKAELDNELPVPYYFISAVAQQGITELKDVLWKLLN is encoded by the coding sequence ATGACTGAAGGGAATTTTGTAGACTACGTAAAAATGTATGTGTCTTCCGGAAACGGCGGTAAAGGTTCTTCGCATTTACATCGCGAAAAGTATATTGCTAAAGGTGGTCCCGACGGTGGTGATGGCGGTCGTGGAGGCCATGTTATTGTTAGGGGGAATCCAAATTTATGGACGCTTCTTCATTTAAAGTTTAAAAAGCATTTTCGCGCTGGCCATGGTGAACACGGTAGTAGTGGTAGAAGTTTTGGTGGTGATGGCGAAGATGTATACATCGATGTGCCTTTGGGAACTGTAATTCGCGATACCGAAACCAATGAAATCCTTTTTGAAATTACCAAAGAAGGTGAAGAACATATTTTGGCTGAAGGCGGAAAAGGGGGGTTAGGAAACTGGCATTTTAAGTCGTCTACCAATCAAACGCCTCGTTACGCACAACCAGGCTTACCGATGGAAGAAAGGTATGTGACCATGGAGTTGAAAGTTTTAGCCGATGTGGGCTTAGTAGGTTTTCCTAATGCCGGAAAATCGACTTTACTTTCGGTAGTCACTTCAGCAAAACCTAAAATTGCCGATTACGAGTTTACTACCCTGAAACCTAATTTGGGTATTGTTAAATATCGTGATTTTCAAACTTTCGTTATGGCCGATATCCCAGGAATAATCGAAGGAGCAGCCGAAGGACGCGGTTTAGGTCATTATTTTTTACGCCATATTGAGCGAAATTCTATACTACTGTTTTTAATTCCAGCCGATGCTGAAGATATTAGAAAGCAGTATGATATTCTGTTAGACGAACTACGTCGCTACAATCCTGAAATGTTAGACAAAGAGCGCATCATTGCCATCTCCAAAAGTGATATGCTAGATAGCGAGCTTAAAGCTGAAATGAAAGCGGAATTGGATAACGAATTACCCGTGCCTTATTATTTTATTTCTGCTGTAGCCCAACAAGGGATTACCGAGCTTAAAGATGTGCTTTGGAAGCTGCTTAATTAA
- a CDS encoding adenylate kinase yields the protein MIKLHDKFFKPFISAKQIDEAMARLAREIANDVGDEIPVFIGILNGSFMVVSDFVKKYPNPCEVTFIKLASYEGVKSTEDIQRLIGLTQDLTGRTVIILEDIIDTGNTLAEVHRIFKNENVKSLKIATLFYKPEAYKKDFKLHYVGIEIPNKFIVGYGLDYDGLGRNLPEVYQIKQTQHMTNLVLFGPPGAGKGTQAEFLKEKYNLVHISTGDVFRFNIKNKTALGMLAKSYIDKGELVPDQVTIDMLNAEVEKNADANGFIFDGFPRTNAQAEALDKLMDSKDSQINAMIALEVEDEILVKRLIGRGKTSGRADDADESIIRNRIKEYYDKTAILKDYYSAQNKYFGVDGVGSIEDITVRLSAAIDKL from the coding sequence TTGATAAAGCTACACGACAAGTTTTTTAAGCCCTTTATTTCAGCCAAACAAATTGATGAGGCCATGGCACGGTTGGCTAGAGAAATAGCAAACGATGTAGGTGATGAAATCCCCGTTTTTATTGGGATTTTAAACGGATCGTTTATGGTGGTTAGTGATTTCGTTAAGAAATACCCGAACCCTTGCGAGGTGACTTTTATAAAGTTAGCTTCTTATGAAGGGGTGAAATCTACCGAAGACATTCAGCGTTTAATAGGCTTAACACAAGACTTAACAGGACGTACGGTAATTATTCTTGAAGACATTATTGATACAGGAAATACCCTAGCTGAGGTGCACCGTATTTTTAAAAATGAAAATGTAAAATCTTTAAAAATAGCCACGCTATTCTACAAGCCTGAGGCCTATAAGAAGGATTTTAAATTGCATTACGTCGGTATTGAAATTCCTAATAAATTTATTGTAGGCTATGGTTTAGACTATGATGGCCTTGGAAGAAATTTACCAGAAGTATATCAAATAAAACAAACTCAACATATGACAAACTTAGTGTTATTTGGCCCTCCAGGTGCCGGAAAAGGAACGCAAGCAGAATTTTTAAAAGAAAAATATAATTTAGTACACATTTCTACAGGCGATGTTTTTAGATTTAATATTAAAAACAAAACGGCTTTAGGGATGTTAGCAAAATCATACATTGATAAAGGTGAGTTGGTTCCAGACCAAGTAACTATTGATATGCTTAACGCAGAAGTTGAAAAAAATGCCGATGCTAATGGCTTTATTTTCGACGGATTTCCACGTACTAATGCACAAGCTGAGGCTTTAGACAAATTAATGGATTCTAAAGATTCGCAAATTAATGCGATGATTGCTCTAGAAGTTGAAGATGAAATTTTGGTTAAGCGTCTTATCGGAAGAGGAAAAACGAGCGGAAGAGCCGATGATGCCGATGAATCTATCATTAGAAATAGAATAAAAGAGTATTACGATAAAACAGCGATTTTAAAAGATTACTATTCAGCTCAAAATAAATATTTTGGTGTTGATGGCGTTGGTAGTATCGAAGATATTACGGTACGTTTAAGTGCTGCAATCGACAAATTATAA
- a CDS encoding 5-(carboxyamino)imidazole ribonucleotide synthase encodes MNYFSSDFKLGILGGGQLGKMLLYNTRKFDIYTAVLDASNEAPCKIACDQFQLGDLMDYNAVYNFGKQVDVLTFEIENINVDALEALEKEGVKVYPSSKTLRTIQNKATQKLFYVDHDLPTAPFTRFAYTSEIKEALNNGGLTLPFVWKSAQFGYDGTGVKIVKSADDLTDLPNVECIAESLVPFKNELSVIVSRSASGEIKTYPVVEMEFHPEANQVEYVICPARIPDEIAKKAEDVALRTSQAFNHVGLLAVEMFQTQDDEILINEVAPRPHNSGHQTIEASYTSQFEQHIRAILDLPLGRTDNKVGGVMVNLVGAEGYSGNVIYENIETIMKMDGVTPHIYGKKQTRPFRKMGHVTIVNEDLNEARRVAEQVKNSIKVISE; translated from the coding sequence ATGAATTATTTTTCATCAGACTTTAAACTTGGTATTTTAGGTGGCGGCCAACTTGGTAAAATGCTCCTTTACAACACACGCAAATTCGACATTTACACCGCCGTTTTAGACGCTAGTAACGAAGCGCCTTGCAAGATTGCTTGCGATCAATTTCAGCTTGGCGATTTAATGGACTACAATGCGGTTTATAACTTCGGAAAGCAAGTGGATGTTTTAACTTTTGAAATTGAAAATATTAATGTAGATGCTCTTGAAGCTTTAGAAAAGGAAGGCGTAAAAGTTTATCCGAGTTCTAAAACCTTAAGAACCATACAAAACAAAGCCACACAAAAGTTGTTTTATGTGGATCATGATTTACCAACGGCACCCTTTACACGTTTTGCTTATACTTCTGAAATCAAAGAAGCTTTAAATAACGGGGGATTAACACTGCCTTTTGTTTGGAAATCGGCGCAATTTGGATATGATGGTACGGGAGTGAAAATCGTGAAATCGGCTGACGACTTAACAGACTTACCTAATGTAGAATGCATTGCTGAATCGTTAGTACCTTTTAAAAATGAATTATCGGTAATCGTTTCACGAAGTGCTTCGGGTGAGATAAAAACTTATCCTGTTGTAGAAATGGAATTCCATCCTGAAGCCAACCAAGTGGAATATGTTATTTGTCCGGCTAGAATTCCAGACGAGATTGCTAAAAAAGCAGAAGATGTTGCTTTACGCACCTCGCAAGCTTTTAATCATGTTGGTTTATTGGCTGTAGAAATGTTTCAAACCCAAGACGACGAGATTTTAATTAATGAAGTGGCACCAAGACCTCACAATTCTGGTCACCAAACTATTGAGGCCAGTTACACTTCGCAGTTCGAGCAACATATTAGAGCTATTTTAGACTTACCTTTGGGTCGTACCGATAACAAAGTTGGTGGTGTTATGGTAAACCTCGTAGGTGCTGAAGGATATTCTGGAAATGTGATTTATGAAAACATCGAAACCATTATGAAAATGGATGGTGTAACCCCACACATATACGGCAAAAAACAAACGCGACCTTTTAGAAAAATGGGGCACGTGACCATCGTGAACGAAGATTTAAATGAAGCACGACGCGTTGCAGAACAAGTTAAAAATAGTATTAAAGTAATAAGCGAATAG
- the purE gene encoding 5-(carboxyamino)imidazole ribonucleotide mutase, which translates to MSKVGVIMGSKSDLPVMQDAIDILKGFDIEVEVDIVSAHRTPEKLFDYGKNAHTRGFSVIVAGAGGAAHLPGMIASLSPLPVIGVPVKSSNSIDGWDSVLSILQMPGGVPVATVALNGAKNAGILAAQIIGASDKCVLDKIVMYKEGLKVKVHESAKDL; encoded by the coding sequence ATGAGCAAAGTAGGCGTTATTATGGGAAGTAAAAGTGACCTTCCTGTTATGCAAGATGCAATAGACATCTTAAAAGGATTTGATATTGAAGTGGAAGTCGATATTGTTTCGGCTCACCGTACCCCAGAAAAATTATTCGATTATGGAAAAAATGCTCATACTAGAGGTTTTTCGGTAATTGTAGCTGGCGCAGGCGGTGCAGCACACCTTCCTGGTATGATTGCTTCACTATCACCACTTCCAGTTATTGGTGTGCCTGTAAAAAGTAGTAACTCTATTGATGGGTGGGACTCTGTTTTATCCATTTTACAAATGCCTGGTGGTGTTCCTGTGGCTACAGTAGCCCTAAACGGCGCTAAAAACGCAGGTATCTTAGCGGCTCAAATTATTGGTGCCAGCGATAAATGTGTGCTCGATAAAATTGTCATGTACAAAGAAGGCCTTAAAGTAAAGGTCCATGAATCTGCAAAAGACTTATAA
- a CDS encoding M3 family metallopeptidase: MLNKSLNTPYNTKYNTAPFSKIKNEDFLPAFKEAIKSAKREIDSIANNSEVPTFENTIEALDFSGETLDRLSSIFFNLNSAETNETIQKIAQEVSPLLSEFSNDITLNEALFKRVKAVYEANDDLKLTVEQHTLLEKKYKGFSRNGANLAEDKKQQLRDIDKKLSALKLKFGENVLAETNKFEMLITDEADLSGLPEGTVEAAKQLAESKDKEGWMFTLDYPSYIPFLTYADNRELRKKLALEAGAKAFKGDALDNQDNVLQIVKLRHQRAKLLGYETHADFVLEERMAETPETVKTFLNELLEKAKPAAEKEFKNLENFAKDLDNIDHLEKWDGAYYSEKLKQKLFSLDDELLKPYFKLENVINGAFTIANKLFDLNFEEIYDIDKYHNDVLTYKVTDINGNLVSIFYADFFPRPGKRNGAWMTSFKPQYIKDGENSRPHISIVCNFTKPTKSKPSLLTFNEVTTLFHEFGHALHGMLANTTYPSISGTSVYWDFVELPSQVLENWCYEKEALELFATHYETGEVIPMDLIEKIKASAAFHEGMQTLRQLSFGLLDMSWHGIDPSGITNVKAHEKEAFKNTTLYPEVEENCMSTAFSHIFQGGYSSGYYSYKWAEVLDADAFEYFKETGIFNKTVAKKFQDNVLSQGGTENPMVLYKRFRGQEPKPEALLRRAGLITN; this comes from the coding sequence ATGCTAAACAAATCATTAAATACTCCGTATAACACTAAATATAACACCGCTCCTTTCTCAAAAATTAAAAATGAAGATTTCCTTCCTGCATTTAAAGAAGCTATTAAAAGTGCTAAAAGAGAGATTGATAGCATTGCCAACAACAGCGAGGTTCCAACTTTTGAAAACACGATTGAAGCCTTAGACTTTTCGGGAGAAACTTTAGATCGCTTATCGAGTATCTTTTTTAATTTAAATTCGGCTGAAACGAATGAAACCATTCAGAAAATAGCTCAAGAGGTATCGCCACTGCTTTCGGAATTCAGTAACGATATTACCTTAAATGAAGCCCTATTTAAACGTGTTAAAGCCGTTTATGAAGCTAACGATGACTTAAAACTTACCGTAGAACAACACACGCTTTTAGAAAAAAAATACAAAGGTTTTTCCAGAAATGGGGCCAACCTTGCGGAAGATAAGAAACAACAACTTCGAGACATCGACAAAAAATTAAGCGCTTTAAAACTTAAATTTGGAGAAAATGTACTGGCTGAAACCAATAAGTTTGAAATGCTTATTACCGATGAAGCCGATTTATCGGGATTACCAGAAGGCACGGTTGAAGCCGCAAAACAACTTGCAGAATCGAAAGATAAAGAAGGCTGGATGTTCACTTTAGATTACCCGAGTTACATTCCCTTCCTTACCTATGCCGACAACCGCGAGCTAAGAAAAAAATTAGCCCTGGAGGCCGGAGCCAAAGCCTTTAAAGGTGATGCCTTAGACAACCAAGACAACGTGCTTCAAATTGTAAAATTACGACACCAGCGTGCCAAGCTTTTAGGTTATGAAACTCACGCGGATTTTGTACTGGAAGAACGCATGGCAGAAACACCAGAAACCGTAAAAACCTTTTTGAATGAGCTTTTAGAAAAAGCGAAGCCTGCGGCGGAAAAAGAATTTAAAAACCTTGAAAATTTTGCTAAAGATTTAGATAACATCGATCATTTAGAAAAATGGGATGGGGCTTATTATTCTGAAAAACTGAAGCAAAAATTATTCAGTTTGGATGATGAATTACTTAAACCTTACTTCAAACTAGAAAACGTTATCAACGGCGCCTTTACCATTGCCAACAAATTATTCGATCTTAATTTTGAAGAAATTTACGATATCGATAAATACCACAACGATGTATTAACTTACAAGGTTACCGATATAAATGGCAATTTAGTGTCTATTTTTTACGCCGATTTTTTCCCAAGACCAGGAAAACGTAACGGCGCTTGGATGACTTCTTTTAAACCGCAATACATCAAAGATGGCGAAAATAGCAGACCTCATATTTCTATAGTTTGTAATTTCACCAAACCTACAAAAAGCAAACCATCGCTTTTAACTTTCAATGAAGTTACCACATTGTTTCACGAGTTTGGTCATGCCTTACATGGCATGCTCGCCAATACCACCTACCCGAGTATTTCTGGAACCAGCGTGTATTGGGATTTTGTTGAATTACCAAGTCAGGTTTTAGAAAACTGGTGTTATGAAAAAGAGGCCTTAGAATTATTTGCAACCCACTATGAAACTGGTGAAGTAATCCCAATGGATTTGATTGAAAAAATTAAAGCTTCAGCTGCTTTTCACGAAGGCATGCAAACCTTACGTCAGCTAAGTTTTGGTTTATTAGATATGAGCTGGCATGGTATTGATCCGTCAGGTATCACCAATGTAAAAGCACATGAAAAAGAAGCCTTTAAAAACACAACCCTTTACCCTGAAGTGGAAGAAAACTGTATGAGCACGGCCTTTTCACACATTTTTCAAGGTGGCTATTCCTCTGGATATTACAGCTATAAATGGGCCGAGGTTTTAGATGCTGATGCTTTCGAATATTTTAAAGAAACAGGGATTTTCAATAAAACGGTGGCTAAAAAATTCCAAGATAACGTATTGTCCCAAGGTGGAACAGAAAACCCAATGGTTCTTTACAAACGTTTTAGAGGTCAGGAACCAAAACCGGAGGCTTTGTTGAGGCGTGCTGGGTTAATTACTAATTAG
- a CDS encoding sigma-70 family RNA polymerase sigma factor: MPDHQINPNKWIDLYSDYLFNYTIARVSDREMAQDLVQDTFLAALKAMKNFKGEASERTWLISILKRKIIDHYRKINSNKGKAEVRMHYKDTDGEGDWLEERVADPFDKTAEDALENSELGDAIHNCLSKLPKKQADVFKMKTILNYETETICNELNITASNLWVIIHRARTAMADCLKENWL, translated from the coding sequence ATGCCTGATCATCAAATTAACCCCAATAAGTGGATCGATTTGTATTCCGATTACTTATTCAATTACACCATTGCGCGTGTAAGTGATAGAGAAATGGCTCAAGATTTGGTTCAGGACACTTTTTTAGCGGCTTTAAAAGCCATGAAAAACTTTAAAGGGGAAGCTAGTGAGCGTACTTGGCTCATCTCCATTTTAAAGCGAAAAATTATAGATCATTACCGAAAAATAAATTCGAATAAAGGCAAGGCCGAAGTGCGAATGCATTACAAAGATACTGATGGTGAGGGCGACTGGCTAGAGGAACGCGTGGCCGACCCCTTCGATAAAACCGCAGAAGATGCCCTGGAAAATTCAGAGCTCGGGGATGCCATTCACAACTGTTTAAGTAAGCTTCCTAAAAAACAAGCCGACGTTTTTAAAATGAAAACCATTTTAAACTACGAAACAGAAACCATCTGTAATGAACTGAATATTACAGCGTCTAACCTATGGGTTATCATTCATAGAGCACGAACCGCTATGGCAGATTGTTTAAAAGAAAATTGGTTATAA
- the gcvP gene encoding aminomethyl-transferring glycine dehydrogenase: MNTNAFALRHIGPNQEDQNLMLQTLGVDSLDQLIYETIPDDIRLKKPLNLDEPMTEYEYLLHIHKLSLKNKVYKTYIGLGYHPTVLPAVIQRNVLENPGWYTAYTPYQAEIAQGRLEALLNFQTMVIDLTGMEIANASLLDESTAAAEAMSLLFAVRERDQKKAGVNKFFVSENILPQTLSVLQTRATPIGIELVVGSEEDFNFSSEFFGAILQYPGKEGQITDIKSFIEQANAARIKVAVAADILSLVKLEAPGKFGADVVVGTTQRFGIPMGYGGPHAAYFATKEAYKRDLPGRIIGVTKDTNGNRALRMALQTREQHIKRDKATSNICTAQVLLAVMASMYAVYHGPKGLKFIANRVHNKAVTLANALEKLGYEQVNSSFFDTILIKANAKKIEKIANRKKVNLYYPNKNTVAISVNETTLIPDLNVLISVFAKAADKKSMVISEVEQHNNIAEDLQRTSDFLTEPVFNSYHSETELMRYIKMLERKDLSLNHSMISLGSCTMKLNAASEMLPLSSVNWGTIHPFAPLKQAKGYLKVLKALEDQLTEITGFAATSLQPNSGAQGEFAGLMVIKAYHESRGDHHRNICLIPSSAHGTNPASAVMAGMKVVVTKSTEEGNIDVEDLREKAELHADNLSCLMVTYPSTHGVYESAIKEITKIIHDNGGQVYMDGANMNAQVGLTNPGNIGADVCHLNLHKTFAIPHGGGGPGVGPICVAEQLVPFLPGNPIVKTGGKDAITGISAAPFGSALVCLISYGYIKMLGAEGLTESTKVAILNANYIKQRLQGSFDTLYSGERGRAAHEMIVDCRPFKANGIEVTDIAKRLIDYGFHSPTLSFPVAGTLMIEPTESESKGEIDRFCDALIAIKSEIDKASKDEINNVLKNAPHTLAMLTSETWDFPYSREQAAFPLDYVKENKFWPSVRRVDDAYGDRNLICSCAPIEDYIEA; the protein is encoded by the coding sequence ATGAATACAAACGCGTTTGCTTTGCGTCATATTGGCCCTAACCAGGAGGACCAAAATTTAATGTTACAAACCTTAGGTGTAGATTCGTTAGATCAGTTAATCTACGAAACCATTCCCGATGATATTCGTTTAAAAAAACCGCTTAATTTAGACGAGCCTATGACCGAATATGAGTATTTACTTCATATTCATAAATTATCTCTAAAAAATAAAGTTTATAAAACTTATATTGGTTTAGGATACCACCCAACGGTTTTACCTGCGGTTATTCAACGCAATGTTTTAGAAAACCCAGGTTGGTACACGGCTTACACACCTTACCAAGCAGAAATTGCTCAAGGTCGATTAGAAGCTTTACTGAATTTCCAAACCATGGTTATCGATTTAACAGGAATGGAAATTGCCAATGCATCACTTCTTGACGAAAGTACTGCTGCTGCTGAAGCCATGAGTTTATTATTTGCTGTGCGTGAACGCGATCAGAAAAAAGCAGGCGTTAATAAATTTTTCGTTTCAGAAAATATTTTACCTCAAACTTTATCGGTACTTCAAACCAGAGCCACGCCAATTGGTATTGAGCTAGTGGTTGGTAGCGAAGAAGATTTCAACTTTTCTTCAGAATTTTTCGGAGCTATTTTACAGTACCCAGGAAAAGAAGGTCAAATTACCGATATTAAATCATTTATAGAACAAGCCAACGCAGCCAGAATAAAAGTAGCTGTAGCTGCCGATATTTTAAGCTTGGTAAAATTAGAAGCGCCTGGAAAATTTGGTGCCGATGTGGTGGTGGGAACCACACAACGTTTCGGAATTCCGATGGGGTATGGTGGTCCGCACGCGGCATATTTTGCTACTAAAGAAGCTTACAAACGTGATTTACCAGGACGTATTATTGGGGTTACCAAAGACACCAACGGAAACCGTGCACTGCGTATGGCCTTACAAACCAGAGAACAGCATATTAAACGTGATAAAGCCACATCTAACATCTGCACAGCTCAGGTTTTATTAGCTGTTATGGCTAGCATGTATGCGGTTTATCACGGACCAAAAGGCCTAAAGTTTATTGCCAACCGCGTGCATAATAAAGCGGTAACGCTTGCCAATGCTTTGGAAAAATTAGGATATGAACAAGTTAATAGTTCGTTTTTTGATACCATCCTTATTAAAGCCAATGCTAAAAAGATTGAAAAAATAGCGAATCGTAAAAAAGTAAACCTCTACTACCCAAATAAAAACACGGTAGCTATTTCGGTTAATGAAACCACTTTAATTCCAGATTTAAACGTTTTAATTTCAGTTTTTGCTAAGGCTGCAGATAAAAAGAGCATGGTTATTTCTGAAGTTGAACAACATAATAATATTGCAGAAGATTTACAACGTACTTCAGATTTCCTTACCGAACCTGTTTTTAACAGCTATCATTCTGAAACCGAATTAATGCGTTACATCAAAATGCTAGAGCGTAAAGATTTATCTTTAAATCATTCTATGATTTCTCTAGGATCTTGTACTATGAAGCTAAATGCGGCTTCAGAAATGTTACCTTTAAGCTCGGTGAACTGGGGAACCATTCATCCTTTTGCGCCTTTAAAACAAGCTAAAGGCTATTTAAAAGTGCTTAAAGCTTTAGAAGATCAACTTACCGAAATTACAGGATTTGCTGCAACATCATTACAACCTAATTCTGGTGCTCAAGGTGAGTTTGCCGGACTTATGGTTATTAAGGCTTATCATGAATCTCGTGGCGATCACCATAGAAATATTTGCTTAATTCCGTCGTCTGCTCACGGTACCAACCCTGCCAGTGCGGTTATGGCTGGTATGAAAGTGGTCGTAACCAAATCGACAGAAGAAGGTAATATCGATGTAGAAGACTTACGTGAAAAAGCAGAACTACACGCCGATAACTTATCGTGTTTAATGGTAACTTACCCATCAACACACGGCGTTTACGAATCTGCGATTAAAGAAATCACCAAAATTATTCATGATAATGGCGGACAAGTTTACATGGACGGTGCGAATATGAACGCCCAAGTAGGCTTAACAAATCCAGGGAATATTGGAGCCGATGTTTGTCATTTAAATTTGCATAAAACCTTTGCAATTCCTCATGGTGGTGGCGGTCCAGGTGTTGGCCCAATTTGTGTTGCCGAACAACTGGTACCATTTTTGCCTGGAAACCCCATTGTGAAAACAGGAGGTAAAGATGCCATTACTGGAATATCAGCGGCGCCTTTTGGATCGGCTTTAGTTTGTTTGATTTCTTACGGCTATATTAAAATGCTTGGAGCTGAAGGTTTAACCGAATCTACCAAAGTAGCCATCTTAAACGCTAATTACATCAAACAACGCCTTCAAGGTAGTTTTGATACTTTATATTCTGGTGAACGTGGTAGAGCGGCTCACGAAATGATTGTAGACTGTCGTCCGTTTAAAGCTAACGGTATTGAAGTAACCGACATCGCAAAACGTTTAATTGATTACGGTTTCCATTCACCTACCTTATCATTCCCGGTGGCTGGTACTTTAATGATCGAGCCTACAGAAAGTGAAAGTAAAGGGGAAATAGACCGTTTCTGTGATGCGTTAATCGCTATAAAAAGTGAAATTGATAAAGCCTCTAAAGACGAGATTAACAACGTTTTAAAGAACGCACCTCACACTTTAGCCATGCTTACTAGCGAAACTTGGGATTTCCCATACTCGCGTGAGCAAGCCGCTTTTCCTTTAGATTATGTAAAAGAAAACAAGTTTTGGCCAAGCGTTAGACGTGTTGATGATGCTTACGGTGATCGAAATTTAATTTGCTCTTGCGCTCCGATTGAAGATTATATTGAAGCGTAA
- a CDS encoding 3-oxoacyl-ACP synthase III family protein codes for MTIKITGTGSYIPADIERNEDFHNHEFLNSDGSTIKAPSEVIVKKFKAITGIKERRYAKPHFTTSDIATFAAEKALKKANISGETLDYIIVAHNYGDIKHDSIQSDTVPSIASRVKHLLRIENPKCVAYDLLFGCPGWIQGVIQAEAFIKSGIAKKCLVIGAETLSRILDPSDRDSMIYSDGAGAVVLEASEQKGGILAHEAATFSLEEAHFIFFGETYNPKVDDNRCYIKMHGRKIYEFALTNVPLAMKSCLDKSGIDISKLKKILIHQANEKMDEAIVKRFYELYNMDMPDGIMPMSIGKLGNSSVATVPTLFDLILNEKMEGQAINEGDIIMFASVGAGMNINAIVYEV; via the coding sequence ATGACTATAAAAATAACAGGAACAGGAAGCTATATTCCTGCCGATATTGAAAGAAACGAAGACTTTCATAATCATGAGTTTTTAAATAGTGATGGTTCAACCATAAAAGCCCCGAGCGAGGTTATTGTTAAAAAATTTAAGGCCATTACTGGAATTAAAGAAAGGCGTTATGCTAAACCACATTTCACCACCTCAGATATTGCCACTTTTGCTGCAGAAAAAGCGCTTAAAAAAGCCAATATTTCTGGAGAAACCTTAGATTATATTATCGTTGCCCATAATTATGGGGATATCAAACACGATAGCATTCAAAGTGATACAGTTCCTAGTATCGCTTCCCGTGTTAAGCATCTTTTACGTATTGAAAACCCAAAATGTGTAGCCTACGATTTACTTTTTGGCTGCCCAGGATGGATTCAAGGCGTTATTCAAGCCGAAGCTTTTATAAAATCAGGTATAGCTAAAAAGTGCCTAGTTATTGGTGCCGAAACCTTATCGCGAATCTTAGACCCATCGGATAGGGACTCCATGATTTACAGCGATGGTGCTGGCGCTGTCGTTTTAGAAGCCTCCGAGCAAAAAGGAGGCATTTTAGCCCATGAAGCGGCAACATTTTCGTTGGAGGAAGCCCACTTCATCTTCTTTGGAGAAACTTATAATCCAAAGGTTGATGATAACCGTTGCTACATTAAAATGCACGGTCGTAAAATTTACGAATTTGCCTTAACCAACGTGCCTTTAGCCATGAAGTCTTGCTTGGATAAAAGTGGTATCGATATATCTAAACTCAAAAAAATCCTCATCCATCAAGCCAACGAAAAAATGGACGAAGCCATTGTAAAACGTTTTTACGAGCTTTACAATATGGACATGCCCGACGGCATTATGCCTATGAGTATTGGAAAATTAGGAAATTCTAGTGTGGCTACCGTTCCTACCTTATTCGATTTGATTCTTAACGAAAAAATGGAAGGACAAGCCATTAATGAGGGTGATATCATTATGTTTGCAAGCGTAGGCGCTGGCATGAATATTAATGCTATTGTTTACGAAGTATAA
- a CDS encoding methyltransferase, with protein sequence MYEKTFPNKRFKHTINFLEKHIPTSKSILDLGVVNPFSEIMTQHGYAIENTKGEDLDTDTSNITNSKADVVTAFEIFEHLLSPFTVLQSIKADKLVASVPLKLWFSSAYRSKTDMLDRHYHEFEDWQFDWLLEKAGWKIIDRQKWTNPTKKLGIRPILRWFTPRYYIVYAERVSQ encoded by the coding sequence ATGTACGAAAAAACATTTCCAAATAAACGTTTTAAGCATACCATTAATTTTTTAGAAAAACACATCCCAACCTCCAAATCCATCTTAGATTTAGGCGTTGTAAATCCGTTTTCTGAAATTATGACACAACATGGTTATGCTATTGAAAATACGAAGGGTGAAGATCTAGACACAGATACATCGAACATCACAAATTCGAAAGCTGATGTGGTAACGGCATTCGAGATTTTCGAACACCTGCTCTCCCCTTTTACCGTCCTTCAATCGATTAAAGCCGATAAATTAGTGGCTAGTGTACCGCTGAAACTTTGGTTTTCTTCTGCTTATAGAAGTAAAACCGATATGTTGGACCGACACTATCATGAATTTGAAGATTGGCAATTCGATTGGCTACTGGAAAAAGCAGGCTGGAAGATTATCGACCGTCAAAAATGGACAAACCCCACGAAAAAATTAGGCATTCGCCCTATTTTAAGATGGTTTACTCCCAGATATTACATCGTTTATGCCGAAAGGGTTTCACAGTAA